One window of Saimiri boliviensis isolate mSaiBol1 chromosome 4, mSaiBol1.pri, whole genome shotgun sequence genomic DNA carries:
- the SERPINB9 gene encoding serpin B9: METFSNARGTFAIRLLKLLCEDNPSCNVFCSPMSVSSALAMVLLGAKGNTATQMAQALSLHTEEDIHQGFHSLLTEVNKPGTQYLLRTANRLFGEKTCEFLSTFKESCLKFYHAELKELSFIKAAEESRKHINTWVSEKTEGKIEELLPVSSIDAETRLVLVNAIYFKGKWKERFEETYTREMPFKINQEEQRPVQMMYQEASFLLAHVGEVGAQLLELPYAGEELSLLVLLPDDGVELSTVEKNLTFEKLTAWTKPDCMKSTEVEVLLPKFKLQEDYDMESVLPRLGMVEAFQQGKADLSAMSSERDLCLSKFVHKTFVEVNEEGTEAAAASGVVVAECCMESGPRFCADHPFLFFIRHNRANNLLFCGRFSSP, translated from the exons ATGGAAACTTTTTCTAATGCACGTGGCACCTTTGCCATACGCCTGTTAAAGCTACTATGTGAAGATAACCCTTCATGCAACGTGTTTTGTTCCCCTATGAGCGTCTCCTCTGCCCTGGCCATGGTTCTCCTGGGGGCAAAGGGAAACACTGCCACCCAGATGGCCCAG GCACTTTCTTTACACACAGAGGAAGACATTCATCAGGGTTTCCATTCGCTTCTCACTGAAGTAAAcaagcctggcacacagtaccTGCTGAGAACGGCCAACAGGCTCTTTGGAGAGAAAACCTGTGAATTCCTCTCA ACATTTAAGGAATCCTGTCTTAAATTCTACCATGCTGAGCTGAAGGAGCTTTCTTTTATCAAAGCTGCAGAAGAGTCCAGGAAACACATCAACACTTGGGTCTCAGAAAAGACTGAAG GTAAAATTGAAGAGTTGTTGCCGGTTagctcaattgatgcagagaccAGGCTGGTTCTTGTCAACGCCATCTACTTCAAAGGAAAGTGGAAGGAGCGGTTTGAGGAAACATACACAAGggaaatgccttttaaaataaaccag GAGGAGCAAAGGCCAGTGCAGATGATGTATCAGGAGGCCTCCTTTTTGCTCGCCCACGTGGGCGAGGTGGGCGCGCAGCTGCTGGAGCTGCCCTATGCTGGCGAGGAGCTGAGCCTGCTGGTCTTGCTGCCTGACGACGGCGTGGAGCTCAGCACG GTGGAAAAAAATCTCACTTTTGAGAAACTCACTGCCTGGACCAAGCCAGACTGTATGAAGAGCACTGAGGTTGAAGTTCTCCTTCCAAAATTTAAACTGCAGGAGGATTATGACATGGAGTCTGTGCTTCCACGTTTGGGAATGGTTGAGGCTTTCCAACAGGGCAAGGCTGACTTGTCGGCAATGTCGTCCGAGAGAGACCTGTGTCTGTCCAAGTTCGTGCACAAGACTTTTGTGGAGGTGAATGAAGAAGGCACGGAGGCAGCCGCAGcctcgggcgtggtggtggcagaGTGCTGCATGGAGTCTGGCCCAAGATTCTGTGCTGAccaccctttccttttcttcatcaGGCACAACAGAGCCAACAACCTTCTGTTCTGCGGCAGGTTCTCATCTCCGTAA